ACAATAAAGGCCACTGCATTAGCCGTCAGATGCACAAAGTCATCGCGCGCGACAAAGGCCGTGCGGTGTTTAACGGTATGATCAAAGTGGCACCTCACGCGCTGAAAACCGACGGCCAAATGACCAACAATAACCTGTTGCTGGGCCGTTTGGCGGAAGTGGACACCAAGCCGCAGCTGGAAATCTATGCTGATGACGTGAAGTGCAGCCACGGTGCGACGATTGGTCGTATTGATGAAGAGCAGATGTTCTATCTGCGCTCGCGCGGCATCGATGAGACCGCCGCACAGCGTATGATCATCCATGCATTTGCCGCTGAACTCACCGAAACGCTGGAGAATCCGGTACTGCGTCAGGTGGTGCTGCAGCGCATTGCCGCGCGTATCCCGGGAGTTGAGTCATGAGTTTCGATCTCGAACGCATCAGAGCGGAATTTCCGATTCTGAAACGTGAGGTCAACGGACATCCGCTGGCCTACCTTGATAGCGCGGCCAGCGCACAGCGCCCGCTCGCGGTCATCAATGCGGAAAGTTATTTCTATCAGCACGGCTATGCAGCCGTGCACCGCGGTATCCATTCGTTGAGCGCCCAGGCGACCACCGACATGGAGAACGTGCGTCATCAAGCGGCGCGTTTTCTTAATGCATCAACGCCTGAAGAGATCATCTTCGTCAAAGGCACCACTGAAGCCATCAATCTGGTGGCGAACAGCTGGGGTGGCAGTCAGTTGCAGCCGGGCGATAACATCATCGTCACCGAGATGGAGCATCACGCTAACATCGTGCCGTGGCAGATGGTGGCACAGCGTACCGGCGCAGAGATTCGCGTACTGCCGCTTAACGCGCAGGGTGAACTGGCGCTGGAGCAGCTTAGCGGCTTAATCGACAGTCGTACCCGTTTGCTGGCGGTGACCCACGTTTCTAACGTGCTCGGCACGGTTAACCCGGTGAAAGCGATCGTTGCGCAGGCCAAAGCGGCCGGCGTGGTTACGCTGGTGGACGGCGCGCAGGCGGTGATGCATCACGCGGTGGATGTGCAGGATATCGACTGCGACTTCTACGCGTTCTCCGGCCATAAAATCTACGGTCCGACCGGTATTGGTGTGCTGTACGCGCGTAAAGCGCTGCAGGAGATCATGCCACCGTGGGAAGGCGGCGGTTCGATGATTTCTGAAGTTGTGTTGCCAACCGGCACAACCTGGAACACCACGCCGTGGCGCTTTGAAGCGGGTACGCCAAACACTGGCGGCATTATTGGTCTCGGCGCGGCGCTGACGTGGATTACTGAGTTAGGTTTGGATGCGATTCATCAGCGCGAGTCAATGCTGATGCGTTATGCGCTGGATAAACTGGCGTCAGTCCCGGATCTGGTGATTTATGGTCCGGAAAGTCGCAGTGGTGTGGTGGCCTTTAATCTCGGCAAGCATCACGCGTTTGATGTCGGCAGTTTCCTTGATCAATACGGTATTGCGATCCGCACCGGCCATCATTGCGCGATGCCGCTGATGCGTCATTACGCGGTGCCAGCCATGTGTCGTGCCTCCTTCGCGCTCTACAACACCGAAGAAGAAGCCGATCGCCTGGCCGCAGGTTTGACCCGTATTCATCGTCTGCTGGGCGGTTGAGCAGATTTCAGGAGTGATCCATGGCGAATTTGCCAGATAAAGAGAGACTGGTACGTAACTTTAACCGTTGCGCTAACTGGGAAGAGAAGTACCTCTACATCATTGAGCTCGGTGGGAAATTACCAGAATCCTCCGAAAGCTTACAGCAGCCCGAACACGTGATTTCAGGTTGTCAAAGCCAGGTGTGGATACGCATGACCCCGCAGGCTGATGGCACCATCGCCTTAGAAGGTGACAGCGATGCCGCCATCGTTAAGGGGTTGATTGCAGTGGTATTTAGCCTGTATCAAGGGCTTAAGGCGCCAGAGATTCTCGATCTCGATGTGCGTCACTGGTTCGGCGAATTAGCGCTGACCTCACACCTCACTCCCTCGCGTTCGCAGGGGCTTGAAGCAATGATCCGCGCGATCCGGCATAACGCTCAGACCCTCAGCTAAGTTACACTCTGCAGACCCCGGCTTGACCGGGGTCTGTTCTATCCGACAAAGAGAAAATTGCATGAAACCTGCCTTACGTTTAGCCGGTGCATTGCTGTTGTCCTGTTGCGGACTCTCTGCACCTGCATTTGCCACAGAATATCCCCTGCCAGCCGATAACAGCCGTTTAATTGGTGAAAATACCCTGACCCTTGTGCCGGATGACAAACGGCCGCTAGAAAGCATTGCAGCGCGTTATAAGATAGGCATGCTCGGCATGCTGGAAGCGAATCCCGGTGTTGACCCGTGGCTACCGAAAGCAGGTACGCAATTAACCGTACCGCTGCAGATGCTGCTACCCGATGCGCCGCGTGAAGGCATCGTGATTAACCTTGCTGAACTGCGTCTCTACTACTATCCCAAAGATGAAGATCGTGTCGTTGTCTATCCGATAGGAATTGGCCAGTTAGGTGCAATGACACCCACCATGGTGACCAGCATCAGCCAGAAAATTCCTAATCCCACCTGGACGCCAACCACCAATATCCGCAAGCGTTATGCCAAAGAGGGCATTACGTTGCCGGGCGTAGTACCGGCAGGGCCAGATAACCCAATGGGGCTGTTCGCCATGCGTCTGGCACGCGGAACGGGCCAGTATTTGATTCATGGCACCAACGCCGATTTTGGTATCGGCATGCGCGTGAGCTCCGGCTGCATTCGCCTGCGTCCTGATGACATTGAAGCCCTGTTTAACAGCGTGCCGAAAGGTACCCGCGTGCAGGTGATCAATCAGCCAGTCAAATACGCGATTGAGCCGGACGGAAAGCGTTACGTTGAAGTGCATCAGCCATTGTCACGTAATGACAAGGACGATCCGCAAACCATGCCCATAGCGCAGTCTGCGCAGCTTAAAGCTTTCACTCACAGCGCTAAGAGCGATACGGCGTTGATTAAGGAGGCGATAGTACGACGTTCAGGCATGCCGGTGTTAGTGAGCAGCGGAGAACCGGTAACGGATGAGAGCACATTGCCAGCGGAGCAGGGGAAGCGTGCTGAGCAAGCCAGCATTGATGAAGTGAAAGGTGCGGAAGCTCAACCTTGAATTCGGACCAGTGCAACGCAGAATCAGGACAAAAAAAATGGTGCCACAAGGGCACCATTTTTCAAACCAGAACTCTTACTTACGGTAAGAGTGAGCCTGGTTGTCCAGACGCTGGTTAGCACGAGCTGCGTCATCTTTAGCAGCCTGAACGTCAGAACGGATTGCGTTCACGTCGTTGCTCAGCTGATCAACTTTAGCGTTCAGAGTCTGAACGTCTGAAGACAGTTGGTCAATTTTAGCGTTGCTTGAGCAACCAGCCAGCATAGTTGAAGCCAGGATTACCGCGCCCAGTACCAGTTTAGTACGATTCATTCTTTATACCCTCTAGATTGAGTTAATCTCCATGTAGCGTTACAAGTATTACACAAAGCTTTTTGAGTTGAGAATAAATTTTTGATGAGAACATGCTTAAATTTGATCGTTCGCTCAAAGAAACAGCATTTCGCAGAAGATGATGAAAATAATTAGCTAAAACAGAGAGATTTAATCGGACTAACCTTAATCATACGAGATTTTGAATAGTTAATTTCGATTGGAAATTTCCGATATTTGTATTACCCGATCAATAAAAAAAGCGCCTGGAAAAGGCGCTTTTTAAATAAAAATTCAGTTGCTAATCAGATGACATGTACGGAAGCGGTATTTGTCGTTCCGCTTGGTACTAACGCACCTGAAACCATTACCACAACATCGCCTTTCTGCGCATATCCGCTTTCCAGCGCCATTTCTTTACCAATGCGGTAGAAATCATCAGTTGAAGCAATTTCTTTCACCAGATGGGTTTCGATACCTTTGCTCAGAATCAGCTGGCGCGCAGTGGTTTCGTTGGTAGTCAGTGCCAAAATGGTGGCATCCGGGAAATATTTACGGATGGCTTTAGCTGATTTACCGCCTTCAGTGGCTACAACAATCAGTGGTGCTTCCAGTTTTTCTGCAGTCTCAACCGCACCGCGGCACACAGCTTCTGTGATGCGCAGTTTACGGGAATCCTGCAGTGAATCGATGCGAGATTTCATCACGCGATCGGTACGCTCACAGATGGTCGCCATGATGGTGACCGACTCCAGCGGATAACGGCCTTTTGCACTCTCACCAGACAACATCACCGCATCGGTGCCATCAAGGATGGCGTTGGCTACGTCGCCGGCTTCTGCGCGGGTAGGGCGTGGGTTCTTGATCATGGAATCCAGCATCTGCGTAGCGGTGATAACTACTTTGCGTGCTTTATTACATTTCTTAATCATCATCTTCTGCGCGAAGATCACTTCTTCTACCGGGATCTCAACGCCGAGGTCACCACGAGCAACCATGATGCCGTCAGATGCTTCGAGAATTTCGTCGAAGTTGTTCAGGCCTTCCTGATTCTCGATTTTTGAGATGATCTGGATGTGCTCGCCGCCGTTTGCCTTCAGATGCTCACGAATTTCCAGCACGTCAGAACGCTTACGGATAAAGGAGGCCGCGACGAAATCAACATTTTGCTCGCAACCAAAGATCAGGTCACGCTTGTCTTTTTCTGCCAGAGCAGGCAGCTGAATGGAGACGCCTGGCAGGTTAACGCCTTTGTTCTCGCCCAGGTCGCCGTTGTTCAGCACGTTACACACTACGGTGTTTTCAGTCACTTCAGTGACCTGCATACCAATCAAACCATCGTCGACCAGTACGGTGTTACCGATTTTCAAATCTTCAGTGAAACCGGCGTAGGTCACGGCAACGCGTTCGCTGTTACCAATCACGGATTGGTCGGTGGTGAACGTGAAGGTTTGTCCGGCTTTCAACGAAACATCGTTGCCGCCTTCCAGTTTCATGGTGCGAATTTCCGGACCTTTAGTGTCCAGCAGAATAGCGGCCTGACGACCGGTTTTTTCCATAACGGCACGCATATTCGTGATGCGTTGACCATGTTCAGCATAATCCCCGTGCGAGAAGTTCAGGCGCATTACGTTCATGCCTGCTTCCAGCAGTTGGGTCAGCATCTCTTCAGATTCGGTTTTTGGACCGATAGTACAAACGATTTTGGTCTTTTTCATGTCAGGTTTTCTATAAGTTGTGATGGATGATAAAGGTCGGGATTCGATGCACTGGGCACCGAAGTGAGAATATTTATGGTGTTGGAACGGATTTCACAGAAATAAGAATAGGAGACGAAAGCAAAGCGTGCAGAGAAGTTATGCAGTACGCGAGGGAACTGACCGAGCAGTGTTGCGCAAATCATTTGAGTTGTTTGCATAGGCACGTTAGCGCTGAAACCTTTCAGGTGGAACAACGCGGCATAGTATAGTCGCTAAGTATGCGAAAACCAATATAAAAGCGGCGTAAGAAAGACGATGCAGATCAAGAAAAGAATGTTGCGCAAGGAGATAAAACAGAGTGGTGCGCTCTAATGGACTCGAACCATCGACCCCCACCATGTCAAGGTGGTGCTCTAACCAACTGAGCTAAGAGCGCATTCAGGAAATTCAATAATTGGTGCGTCCGAGTGGACTCGAACCACCGACCCCCACCATGTCAAGGTGGTGCTCTAACCAACTGAGCTACGGACGCACTTGGTGCGCTCTAATGGACTCGAACCATCGACCCCCACCATGTCAAGGTGGTGCTCTAACCAACTGAGCTAAGAGCGCAACATGCTGTCAGGGCGACAGCGGGGACGAATATTAACGGCAGGCCGTGAAGCTGGCAAGGGGAAAAAGTGTTTTTCCCCTACGACTGACCAGCAACTGTGCTATGCGTCGTTTTTTTAGCCGTTGCCTGCCAATTAATGTGCGTTCAGTCACTTAGCGTGCGGCGCGGGCCAGGATCACCTGAGCGGGTAAGCGCTGCAAACGTCGGATACGCCAAATCATCATTACGGCCGCCGAGGTCAGGCCGATAATAAAGCCGCACCAGAAACCAGCTGGACCGAGCTTTGGCAGCACCCAATCAGTCATCGCCAGCACATAGCCCACCGGCAAACCCAATACCCAATAGGCAATAAAGG
The sequence above is drawn from the Pantoea nemavictus genome and encodes:
- the sufS gene encoding cysteine desulfurase SufS, yielding MSFDLERIRAEFPILKREVNGHPLAYLDSAASAQRPLAVINAESYFYQHGYAAVHRGIHSLSAQATTDMENVRHQAARFLNASTPEEIIFVKGTTEAINLVANSWGGSQLQPGDNIIVTEMEHHANIVPWQMVAQRTGAEIRVLPLNAQGELALEQLSGLIDSRTRLLAVTHVSNVLGTVNPVKAIVAQAKAAGVVTLVDGAQAVMHHAVDVQDIDCDFYAFSGHKIYGPTGIGVLYARKALQEIMPPWEGGGSMISEVVLPTGTTWNTTPWRFEAGTPNTGGIIGLGAALTWITELGLDAIHQRESMLMRYALDKLASVPDLVIYGPESRSGVVAFNLGKHHAFDVGSFLDQYGIAIRTGHHCAMPLMRHYAVPAMCRASFALYNTEEEADRLAAGLTRIHRLLGG
- the sufE gene encoding cysteine desulfuration protein SufE; translation: MANLPDKERLVRNFNRCANWEEKYLYIIELGGKLPESSESLQQPEHVISGCQSQVWIRMTPQADGTIALEGDSDAAIVKGLIAVVFSLYQGLKAPEILDLDVRHWFGELALTSHLTPSRSQGLEAMIRAIRHNAQTLS
- a CDS encoding L,D-transpeptidase family protein; this translates as MKPALRLAGALLLSCCGLSAPAFATEYPLPADNSRLIGENTLTLVPDDKRPLESIAARYKIGMLGMLEANPGVDPWLPKAGTQLTVPLQMLLPDAPREGIVINLAELRLYYYPKDEDRVVVYPIGIGQLGAMTPTMVTSISQKIPNPTWTPTTNIRKRYAKEGITLPGVVPAGPDNPMGLFAMRLARGTGQYLIHGTNADFGIGMRVSSGCIRLRPDDIEALFNSVPKGTRVQVINQPVKYAIEPDGKRYVEVHQPLSRNDKDDPQTMPIAQSAQLKAFTHSAKSDTALIKEAIVRRSGMPVLVSSGEPVTDESTLPAEQGKRAEQASIDEVKGAEAQP
- a CDS encoding major outer membrane lipoprotein, which codes for MNRTKLVLGAVILASTMLAGCSSNAKIDQLSSDVQTLNAKVDQLSNDVNAIRSDVQAAKDDAARANQRLDNQAHSYRK
- the pykF gene encoding pyruvate kinase PykF produces the protein MKKTKIVCTIGPKTESEEMLTQLLEAGMNVMRLNFSHGDYAEHGQRITNMRAVMEKTGRQAAILLDTKGPEIRTMKLEGGNDVSLKAGQTFTFTTDQSVIGNSERVAVTYAGFTEDLKIGNTVLVDDGLIGMQVTEVTENTVVCNVLNNGDLGENKGVNLPGVSIQLPALAEKDKRDLIFGCEQNVDFVAASFIRKRSDVLEIREHLKANGGEHIQIISKIENQEGLNNFDEILEASDGIMVARGDLGVEIPVEEVIFAQKMMIKKCNKARKVVITATQMLDSMIKNPRPTRAEAGDVANAILDGTDAVMLSGESAKGRYPLESVTIMATICERTDRVMKSRIDSLQDSRKLRITEAVCRGAVETAEKLEAPLIVVATEGGKSAKAIRKYFPDATILALTTNETTARQLILSKGIETHLVKEIASTDDFYRIGKEMALESGYAQKGDVVVMVSGALVPSGTTNTASVHVI